ATGAAGAGAAGGTCCAGCACCTGCTGGGTGGTGCCAAAAGCCCTGTAGGTGCCCAGGAATGTGGGGAGGTAGGCGGGGTCACCGCCCAGGAAGGCAGGCACCAGGTTGTCCACCAACATCTCCAGTCTGCGTCTCCGGACACTCCACACACTGTAGGTCTCATTCCTGTCCCCTGTGGACACACTTTCCCCCTGGGGTGGAACACAGCAGAGACACGAGTCAGAGGCGGCACCAAAGACTCCAGGAAGGCACGTTCTGGAGCTCAGACTGAGTCCCCAAGCCTTCAGGACCCATGACAGGAGGAGGGTAGGAGTGCCCTCCACAGAATAAATGTCCTGGCATCACAAGTGAACTGGTGCTGGGCTATGGTTACGTGTGTTAGCGTCTCGGGGCAGTTTGTATTGGACAGCTCCCCGTGTGTTAACTGCATCATCCCTGTGGTGGTGACACAACATCCCATTCTGGGGATGAGAACTGGGGTGAGAGGGGCGGAACCTGGGGTGAGAAATATTAGGATTCTCAGGCCCACATGGATACCTGGGATGGAGTTAATACAGGATACACCGTAGAAACATGCAATGAGGCTCCTTGGGGAACATGAAGTGAAATCCTATCACAATCTCTTTCTAAGATTTCCACATGGAGGTGACCAGTGATTTTGCATCTGGACAAGTAGGTCCTGGCCCGAGAGGGCGCCTCGCAGAGATGACAGTCCCAGGTTCCTTTTGGAGCAGGACTCTAGGAGGGACTCAGGGCAGGGCCAGGGTGGCTCTGGGACCCGGAACTTCCTGGTTGTAAGATCGCCTCCCAGCTGGTACTCACCCTGTGCCTGCCCTGGGCTCTATTGCTGGTGTGGGGCTCCGGTCCCTCACGCAGGGAGATGGAGCAGGGTGCTCCGTGGACCAGCTCCTGTCTGCAGTCTGGTGAGGAGTCCTGTGAACAAGTGCCCAGCAGCCAGGCAGAAAGTCTCAGGGTACCGGCCAGCTGTCTGTGGTACTTCTCAGACCCCTAGACATCTCCCCTCCAGACACATGCCCACCACTCTCCCAACCGACTTCCACCGAGGATGTAGACACCTGACTGCCTGTGGGCCTTGGATCCACACTGGCACAGAGAAGAGCACCTCAGGGATCCTGTTTCCCCACTGCCAGCCTGTCCTCAGGTGTGACCGTGACAGGACCACCAGGTCACCACGGAACCACCAACCTGTTCCTGCCCAGAGGGAGAACCTCCCCTCAAGTTCCACTTCCCCCCACATGGAGATGAGGGCAGCTGGCGCTGCCCAGGGAGGGCTCCCAGTGGCGGCCAGGCCTGGTGTGGCCAGCCCTAGGTTGCCTGGGTTACCTTAGGTGACCTCCTGGTAAAGGACCAGAGGCATCCGAGTTGAGCACTGAACCGCCTGAAACATCTGAAAAACCTCTCCCTCCAGGGTTTCCTCAAGCAGAAGCCCTGGTCAGTCGAGACACAGCTGGAGAACATCCTTCTGGATGAAGTCTCTGCAGCCGAGTGAGCCCAGCTGGCTGTGGCGCTGTTGCTAGGAGGTGGGTGCCTGGTTACAGGGTTCCGAGTTCTGTCAGGGTCTGCCGTCAAGGAAGTGACTTCTCCTCCAGGGGCGCCTTCCTTGAACTGACAGTTGACACCTCTGCACACAGCCCTCGGGATACTGACCACTCATCCCTCATCCCCACAGCCCCGGGTCTCACACAGTTACTCCACACAGCCCTCCACACAGCTCCTGGGTAGGGTCTGTGTGCAGCTCTGAGGAGACAGACCTGGGTCCAGTCTCACCCCCCATTTCCTACCTGTTCTCCATCCTGGATGAATCCATGTGTCTCTCAAAGCCTGCCCGGGTCCCCACCTGCACACTGGGGATGATGCCCGCATGGACTTCAGGGATGTGCTCAGATATCGGTGGGACAAGACCTGGAAAACGTGGGAGTCCTGTCTCAGGCAGGCAGTGCCTCCAGCCCCTGTATATTCTTCTCATTACCTTCCTCATATCTGTCCCTCTTTTGTTCCCACCCTACGGTCCTTTTCATATTCACTCtgctcaggtgtgtgtgtgtgtgtgtgtgtgtgtgcgtgtttgtaCCTGTGCTCACTCTCTAGAGGCCAGAGGAACACTGCCCCTAAATAGGGAGGGATGGTAAGAGATTCTTACGATCTAAGGCTTTCTAATTTCTAATGGATTAAAACCTGAATAAAAGAACCGAAACCATTAAGCTCCTAGAAATAAACTGAAACTATGTTCCTGTACATCAGTCTTGGCAATTAAGTTTGGATGTAATTCCAAAagcaaaagaagtgaaaggaaaacagaacaagTGAAACTACATCAAACTCAAAAGCCTCGGCATGGGGAACCATCAATAAAATGATAAGTGAAGGATGAAATGGAGAACCTATTGGCAATTCTCATGTCTAATAAGGGTTcttatccaaaatatgtaagaaaCACACACAATTCTAAAGCAAAGAAGCACACAAAAGTAACGCCATTGAGAAATGGGTGTAAGTTCTGATTTATCTGAGAAGGTCTTACAAATAcctcagaaatgaagagaaacaaaacacaaatgagaaaaggaaagatatacccatgttaAATCAGAGTTCCAAAacatagcaaagagagataagaaaccctaagggaaaaatacaaagaaatagaggaaagcaatagaatgggaaagacctgAGATCCTTTCCAGATAATTAGAGACACTAAGGGAACTTTGGTGGAAAAATAGGCACAATAAGGGATggatatggtatggacctcagaagcagaaaatattaggaagaggcaaaaatacacagtagaattatacaaaaaaaggcATTAATGACATGGACAACTATGATGggatggtcactcacctagagccagacatccttgaggatgaagtcaagtgggtcttaggaagcattactacaaataaagcttGTGGAGGGGATAGTTCCTTCCACTGAGTTatttaagatgatgctgtgaaagtgctgcactcaatatgccagcaaatttggaaaactcagcagtagccacagggctgcaaaagttcagttttcaatcCAGACCTGCAAAAGAATCTTCAACCTTCCGCataactgtgctcatttcacagactagcaagttaatgctcaaaagtcttcaAGCTAGGTCAACACtaaatgaaccaagaaattccagatgaacaagctggatttcaaaaaggcagaggaacaagaaatcaaattgccaacagccactggatcatagaaaagcaggTAATTCCAGagacacatctacttctgcttcattgactacatagAATAAAGCCTTGACTCTGTGCATCATAACAAAcagttgaaaattcttcaagagatgggagtagaAGAaaacctttcctgcctcctgcaaaaactgtacacaggtcaagaagcaacagttagaaccaggcatggaacaacaaactgggtcaaaattgggaaaggagaacatcaaagctgtatattgtcaccctgcttatttaacttctagccacagtacatcatgcgaaatgctgggctggatgaagcacaagctggagtcaagattgcctggagaagtatcagtaaccacagatatg
This window of the Bos indicus x Bos taurus breed Angus x Brahman F1 hybrid chromosome 28, Bos_hybrid_MaternalHap_v2.0, whole genome shotgun sequence genome carries:
- the LOC113885482 gene encoding ral guanine nucleotide dissociation stimulator-like isoform X1, with the protein product MRKVMRRIYRGWRHCLPETGLPRFPGLVPPISEHIPEVHAGIIPSVQVGTRAGFERHMDSSRMENRHPPPSNSATASWAHSAAETSSRRMFSSCVSTDQGFCLRKPWRERFFRCFRRFSAQLGCLWSFTRRSPKDSSPDCRQELVHGAPCSISLREGPEPHTSNRAQGRHRGESVSTGDRNETYSVWSVRRRRLEMLVDNLVPAFLGGDPAYLPTFLGTYRAFGTTQQVLDLLFMRYGCILPYCDEDGGPLHQLKMAMASILGTWLHLYPEDFQQAPEFPCLKMLLAYVELNMPDSDLEQQARYLLAQLETLEPTEAEGHDPASAGEEALETSPDLTPTAPLMPATAPQSEQAQSPAPIQVQGLHQVNMPAPNPEPQHAHALALT
- the LOC113885482 gene encoding ral guanine nucleotide dissociation stimulator-like isoform X3, which codes for MDSSRMENRHPPPSNSATASWAHSAAETSSRRMFSSCVSTDQGFCLRKPWRERFFRCFRRFSAQLGCLWSFTRRSPKDSSPDCRQELVHGAPCSISLREGPEPHTSNRAQGRHRGESVSTGDRNETYSVWSVRRRRLEMLVDNLVPAFLGGDPAYLPTFLGTYRAFGTTQQVLDLLFMRYGCILPYCDEDGGPLHQLKMAMASILGTWLHLYPEDFQQAPEFPCLKMLLAYVELNMPDSDLEQQARYLLAQLETLEPTEAEGHDPASAGEEALETSPDLTPTAPLMPATAPQSEQAQSPAPIQVQGLHQVNMPAPNPEPQHAHALALT
- the LOC113885482 gene encoding ral guanine nucleotide dissociation stimulator-like isoform X2, translated to MRKVMRRIYRGWRHCLPETGLPRFPGLVPPISEHIPEVHAGIIPSVQVGTRAGFERHMDSSRMENRHPPPSNSATASWAHSAAETSSRRMFSSCVSTDQGFCLRKPWRERFFRCFRRFSAQLGCLWSFTRRSPKDSSPDCRQELVHGAPCSISLREGPEPHTSNRAQGRHRGESVSTGDRNETYSVWSVRRRRLEMLVDNLVPAFLGGDPAYLPTFLGTYRAFGTTQQVLDLLFMRYGCILPYCDEDGGPLHQLKMAMASILGTWLHLYPEDFQQAPEFPCLKMLLAYVELNMPDSDLEQQARYLLAQLETLEPTEAEGHASAGEEALETSPDLTPTAPLMPATAPQSEQAQSPAPIQVQGLHQVNMPAPNPEPQHAHALALT